A portion of the Trichoplusia ni isolate ovarian cell line Hi5 chromosome 12, tn1, whole genome shotgun sequence genome contains these proteins:
- the LOC113499419 gene encoding UDP-glucuronosyltransferase 1-9-like, with protein MPMFADQFFNVEKYQYHKIGVRLDLKYLTEEQFRNTITKVISDDSFRQNIIKLHGLMRDEVQTPLERAVWWTEYVLRHGGAKHLRSPAANISWAEYLELELVFTLLGGVIVAVALGVFVVITIYKQLLRKCFSASKIKRS; from the exons ATGCCAATGTTTGCGGATCAGTTTTTCAATGttgaaaaatatcaatatcataAGATCGGTGTCCGGTTAGACTTGAAATACCTAACAGAGGAACAGTTTAGAAACACTATCACCAAGGTTATTTCAGACGACAG ttttcgtcaaaatataataaaactgcaTGGTTTGATGCGTGACGAGGTGCAGACTCCACTGGAGCGCGCCGTGTGGTGGACGGAGTACGTGCTGCGGCACGGCGGCGCGAAGCACctgcgctcgcccgccgccaaCATCTCGTGGGCGGAGTACCTGGAACTGGAGCTGGTGTTCACATTACTTGGAGGAGTAATAGTTGCTGTAGCTTTAGGTGTCTTCGTagttattacaatttataagcAGTTATTGAGAAAATGTTTTAGTGCTTCCAAAATAAAACGTTCCTGA